In Solenopsis invicta isolate M01_SB chromosome 1, UNIL_Sinv_3.0, whole genome shotgun sequence, one genomic interval encodes:
- the LOC105203663 gene encoding spliceosome-associated protein CWC27 homolog produces the protein MSNIYIQEPPTTGKVVMKTTVGDIDLELWTKEAPKACKNFIQLCMEGYYNGTIFHRIVKGFIAQGGDPTGTGEGGESIYGHPFKDEFHTRLRFCRRGLLAMANAGKDDNGSQFFFTLGATPELQNKHTIFGKVTGETIYNMLKLEDALVDQNDRPQYPQKILKTEVLSNPFQDIVPRVVSEKKEDNKEKKKNKKAGVKNFKLLSFGEEAEEDEEESSVLNKQYSGKGKSAHDCLSDPKLSSQPVVEPAGPPSKKIKEDRSSDWESDDETRTPEELAALKEEKEAMKERIKNKLKDSKIISQSKLKTENDKIKDENINEDDEEFSLENYRHEERKEKAEAIRKEIRDLKRSIQNEKKAKEVDQKQQIEKKESKSEVMKEYIEAQEKYKKAKEKLPKKGKTREDFTMELFNQFKNKLANAKEHTKDATSFDKKISNDTEEDDPHDESWLAHALHCEEKAPVLAKDASTKDDDWFEIYDPRNPLNKRRRGEKSQRSKDDKGGRSYSRHKNDL, from the exons ATGAGTAATATTTACATACAAGAACCGCCTACAACGGGCAAA GTGGTAATGAAAACAACGGTTGGTGATATAGATCTGGAATTATGGACCAAAGAAGCCCCCAAggcttgcaaaaattttatacagcTTTGCATGGAGGGTTATTATAATGGTACAATATTTCATAGAATTGTAAAAGGCTTCATAGCACAAGGTGGAGATCCAACGGGAACAGGAGAAGGTGGTGAGAGCATTTATGGGCATCCCTTTAAG GATGAATTTCACACGAGATTACGTTTTTGTCGGAGAGGATTGCTTGCTATGGCCAACGCTGGCAAAGATGACAATGGTTCCCAATTTTTCTTTACGCTCGGTGCAACACCCGAATTACAAAATAAGCATACTATATTTGGTAAAGTCACTGGTGAAACAATTTACAATATGCTCAAATTGGAAGATGCACTTGTAgatcaa aaTGACAGACCTCAGTatccacaaaaaattttaaaaacagagGTTTTAAGTAATCCATTTCAAGATATTGTTCCAAGAGTAGTATCTGAAAAGAAAGAGGAcaacaaagaaaagaagaagaacaaAAAGGCTGGTGTAAA gAATTTCAAGTTACTATCATTTGGGGAAGAAGCTGAGGAAGATGAAGAGGAGTCGtcagttttaaataaacaatatagtGGCAAAGGAAAATCAGCGCATGACTGTTTATCTGATCCAAAGTTAAGCTCGCAACCTGTGGTCGAACCTGCTGGACCACCaagtaaaaaaatcaaagaggATCGCAGTAGCGATTGGGAGAGTGATGATGAAACACGAACCCCAGAAGAATTGGCTgctttaaaagaagaaaaaga agcTATGAAAGAGAGAATCAAGAATAAGTTGAAggattctaaaataatttcccaatcaaaattgaaaaccgagaatgataaaatcaaagatgaaaATATAAACGAAGATGATGAGGAATTTTCTTTGGAAAACTATCGACATGAAGAACGGAAGGAAAAAGC CGAAGCAATAAGGAAAGAAATACGCGATTTAAAGCGCAGCATACAAAACGAGAAGAAAGCGAAGGAGGTAGATCAGAAGCAACAAATTGAGAAGAAAGAAAGTAAGTCTGAAGTAATGAAAGAATATATAGAAgcacaagaaaaatataaaaaagcgaAGGAAAAGTTGCCTAAGAAGGGCAAAACGCGCGAAGATTTCACAATGGAGCTGTTCAATCAATTCAAAAATAAACTTGCAAACGCTAAGGAACACACGAAAGATGCCACGAGTTTCGATAAGAAAATTTCGAACGACACTGAGGAGGACGATCCCCATGATGAATCTTGGTTGGCACATGCTTTGCATTGTGAGGAGAAAGCACCAGTGCTCGCTAAGGACGCCAGCACAAAAGACGATGATTGGTTCGAGATTTACGATCCTCGGAATCCGTTGAATAAACGACGAAGAGGAGAGAAATCTCAAAGGTCTAAGGATGACAAAGGTGGTAGGAGTTATTCTCGGcacaaaaatgatttataa
- the LOC105203662 gene encoding uncharacterized protein LOC105203662 translates to MPMLTYSGCGIGAAEAENGSPAGSLLSGEGELAEEAGDSPGTSRDTEEEATLSDEFYSHDTDEDEEQSRRRRDRSGSLDGISSSGGHLGSPTPRVGTLGVRKLFTNSRERWRQQNVSGAFAELRKLVPTHPPDKKLSKNEILRMAIRYIRLLSNVLEWQKSQDRNGMQQHDIRIKCESHLNNQISATYHVKPTVTFLKQEKLSNENSHVFRVNYAAQRHSSLTCDKNGSNLLMIAPNGLNAAISAGKRCVTPSIVVTQNNFHSNSNGNLIRSPSNGRSSSFPKSPQISSNTSIVANGSSSSLTGNTSVANGIGSTGSNCAQKRFKIEREEEDQAPRDCRVPPPPVHNVPVRKRVKVAFVKDSSSGFRGDLCGADRK, encoded by the exons ATG CCGATGTTAACGTATAGTGGCTGCGGTATAGGAGCTGCAGAGGCCGAAAATGGTTCCCCAGCAGGATCGTTACTGTCCGGCGAAGGAGAGCTCGCGGAAGAAGCCGGCGATTCGCCCGGAACATCGAGGGATACTGAGGAGGAAGCCACGCTTTCCGACGAATTTTACTCCCACGACACAGATGAGGATGAAGAACAAAGTAGACGACGGCGGGACCGTTCCGGTTCT CTAGACGGCATCTCATCTTCTGGCGGTCATTTAGGATCGCCCACGCCGCGTGTAGGCACCTTAGGAGTTAGAAAATTATTCACTAACAGTCGTGAACGATGGAGGCAGCAGAACGTGAGCGGTGCTTTCGCCGAACTTCGCAAGTTAGTGCCGACTCATCCACCTGACAAGAAATTGTCGAAAAACGAGATTTTAAGGATGGCAATAAG GTACATAAGATTATTAAGCAATGTTCTGGAATGGCAAAAGAGTCAAGATCGTAATGGGATGCAGCAACACGACATCCGTATCAAATGCGAGTCGCATTTGAACAACCAAATCTCCGCCACATATCACGTGAAGCCTACCGTGACGTTTCTGAAACAGGAGAAGCTGAGTAACGAAAATTCTCATGTTTTTCGTGTTAATTATGCTGCGCAGAGGCATAGTTCGCTCACGTGCGACAAAAATGGCAGTAATTTGCTGATGATCGCCCCGAATGGACTCAACGCAGCTATTTCCGCCGGCAAACGCTGCGTCACACCCTCCATCGTCGTTACTCAAAACAACTTCCACAg CAACAGCAATGGAAATCTTATACGTTCTCCATCGAACGGACGGTCCTCGAGTTTTCCAAAATCACCGCAAATCTCATCGAACACTAGCATAGTAGCTAATGGCTCTTCTTCATCTTTGACGGGTAATACATCAGTTGCAAACGGAATAGGATCGACTGGCTCGAACTGTGCCCAAAAAAGATTTAAGATCGAGCGAGAAGAGGAAGACCAGGCACCGAGGGACTGTAGAGTTCCGCCACCGCCTGTTCATAATGTCCCGGTCAGAAAAAGAGTCAAAGTCGCCTTTGTAAAAGATTCAAGCTCAGGATTTCGCGGCGATTTGTGTG
- the LOC105203664 gene encoding uncharacterized protein LOC105203664, producing MSTTPLRIEDGIRPRDWQPRKSSYKVPLRLMRLCLLGMLLPFAFIAGPLYLRYRVYSEQLYALAISDQRLIDNRVSTIWCQSQVIKVNTTFNAYLMSNEPVVEKEAIPISMTRHLVMEDDMKEYWGFYLLHGSSVTVSACVRWPGASLTIIRGYKNLHECAFIGDDSSEELEELVEIAKEEGLLEVKSTTKAARLSNIPDKMRRADQNVHFYQQDRTLRVNISKSSRHQAGSHELDAETMRNILTQILAKTNYTKKKQKKNLHHHYEAVFRDITNIDKPATKHPVNLQDQLQEKLKNKFDNNKKISENTTKFTPLSSKILSLPEEQHNHKESEIQQNFTLSPSLHSNITMSSGQMETSTAREIAKEQEKLKIEQTNSEEVFQEVLRKINSLGDRGKHMLRKLMETIDAQAGTKGATLKQLVNDTMNDKTLSSEAKRKRKRDLILSSPLYKELTEADEDGDAALEEGMLHPDGIAEDRGTVNETTLNDRSNSEFWSSFSSSEERLLECKGLILNLPLTPHRFCTPKHENDHSTASFANTVTYRVPLNGYYFFVFNSENEVQPNYVRVKFDLLKTVYNTSNPVHECKNSTTECSLPFQIFSNERTVLELPLSGNDSQWNEEYIGVSECEPRTMVYTICVIMVPLLILCFAFH from the exons ATGTCAACGACACCTTTAAGAATAG AGGATGGTATTCGCCCTCGAGATTGGCAACCGCGAAAATCGAGTTATAAAGTACCTTTGAGATTGATGCGATTATGTTTGCTGGGAATGCTTTTGCCGTTTGCATTCATTGCCGGACCGCTGTATCTGCGATACCGCGTGTACTCCGAACAGTTATACGCTTTAGCAATATCGGATCAGAGATTGATCGATAACAGAGTATCCACCATTTGGTGCCAA AGCCAAGTGATCAAAGTTAACACCACGTTCAATGCGTACCTGATGAGTAACGAGCCAGTAGTTGAAAAGGAAGCAATACCCATTTCGATGACGAGACACCTCGTCATGGAGGACGACATGAAGGAGTATTGGGGATTTTATCTCTTGCATGGCAGTAGTGTCACTGTTTCAGCTTGTGTAAG ATGGCCAGGTGCTTCTTTAACAATAATTCGTGGATACAAGAATCTGCACGAGTGCGCTTTTATCGGAGATGACAGTAGCGAGGAACTCGAGGAACTCGTTGAAATCGCTAAAGAAGAAGGTCTTCTTGAAGTAAAGAGCACTACGAAG gctGCACGTCTTAGCAATATACCTGACAAAATGAGACGAGCAGACCAGaatgtacatttttatcagCAAGACAGAACTCTTCGTGTGAACATTTCTAAATCATCTAGACATCAGGCAGGCAGTCACGAGTTAGACGCTGAGACGATGCGGAATATACTCACCCAAATTTTAGCCAAAAccaattacacaaaaaaaaagcagaaaaaGAATCTGCATCATCATTACGAAGCAGTCTTCAGAGATATTACTAATATTGATAAACCAGCGACAAAGCACCCTGTAAATTTACAAGATCAGCTTCaggaaaagttaaaaaataaatttgacaataataaaaagatatcgGAAAATACTACAAA ATTCACGCCATTATCTTCAAAAATACTCTCTCTTCCAGAAGAACAGCACAACCACAAAGAATCTGAGATCCAACAGAATTTCACGTTGTCTCCTAGTCTTCATTCGAATATTACAATGTCGAGCGGGCAAATGGAGACTAGTACGGCACGGGAAATCGCGAAAGAGCAAGAGAAATTGAAAATCGAACAGACGAATTCTGAGGAGGTGTTTCAAGAGGTCCTGCGAAAAATTAATTCCTTGGGTGACCGCGGTAAACATATGTTGCGTAAATTAATGGAAACAATTGACGCGCAAGCCGGCACTAAAGGCGCCACGCTGAAGCAATTGGTGAACGACACGATGAACGACAAGACATTGTCGAGCGAAGCTaagcgaaaaagaaaaagagatttgATCCTTTCGTCACCGCTTTATAAGGAATTAACAGAGGCGGATGAAGATGGCGACGCAGCGTTAGAAGAG ggtatgttgcatccagatgGCATTGCGGAGGATCGAGGTACTGTAAACGAAACAACCTTGAACGACAGAAGTAACTCCGAGTTCTGGAGCTCGTTCAGCAGTTCCGAAGAACGCCTATTGGAATGCAAAGGCCTTATCCTTAATTTACCTTTAACACCACATCGGTTTTGTACACCTAAACACGAAAATGATCATTCTACAGCTTCTTTCGCCAATACAGTGACATATAG AGTACCTCTAAATGGATATTACTTCTTTGTTTTCAATTCGGAAAACGAAGTTCAACCTAATTATGTGAGAGTGAAATTTGATCTTTTAAAAACCGTCTACAATACTTCGAATCCCGTGCACGAATGTAAAAACAGCACGACAGAGTGCTCGTTACCATTTCAAATATTCAGCAATGAAAGAACGGTATTAGAACTGCCATTAAGTGGAAATGATTCGCAATGGAATGAAGAATATATTGGTGTGTCTGAATGTGAACCAAGAACAATGGTTTATACCATTTGTGTTATCATGGTGCCTTTGCTAATTCTTTGCTTCGCTTTTCACTAG